From the genome of Vigna radiata var. radiata cultivar VC1973A unplaced genomic scaffold, Vradiata_ver6 scaffold_212, whole genome shotgun sequence, one region includes:
- the LOC106754442 gene encoding peroxidase P7 — protein MASYKHFSFFIYAFAFATVESTAFSSLSTNYYDYSCPNALSTIRSVVEAAVQREQRMGASLLRLHFHDCFVNGCDGSILLDPSPTIDSEKNAFANVQSLRGFEVVDEIKQAVDQACGKPVVSCADILAVAARDSVVALGGPTWKVKLGRRDSTTASRVAANANIPAPFFSLSELITNFKKHGLDEKDLVVLSGGHTIGYARCINFKAHIYNDSNIDPNFAQYLKYICPINGGDQNLAPLDSTAATFDVSYYSNLVNKIGLLHSDQELFNGGGSTDALVERYSYNSKAFYQDFAKSMIKMGNIKPLTGSKGQIRFNCRKVN, from the exons ATGGCTTCCTATAAacatttctcttttttcatcTATGCCTTTGCTTTTGCAACtgttgaatcaactgcattttcATCACTGTCCACTAATTATTATGACTACTCATGCCCTAACGCTTTGAGCACCATCAGAAGTGTTGTGGAGGCTGCTGTGCAGAGAGAGCAGCGTATGGGAGCTTCTCTGCTACGCTTGCACTTTCATGATTGCTTTGTTAAC GGCTGTGATGGTTCGATTCTGCTAGACCCTTCACCCACCATTGACAGTGAAAAGAATGCATTTGCAAATGTCCAATCTCTTAGAGGATTTGAAGTTGTGGATGAGATTAAGCAGGCTGTGGATCAAGCATGTGGAAAACCAGTTGTTTCTTGTGCAGATATATTGGCTGTTGCTGCACGTGACTCTGTCGTGGCG CTAGGTGGGCCAACATGGAAAGTGAAACTAGGAAGAAGAGACTCCACCACAGCAAGCCGTGTAGCAGCAAATGCAAACATTCCAGCACCATTTTTCAGCCTCTCTGAACTCATCACCAACTTCAAGAAACATGGTCTTGATGAGAAGGATCTTGTTGTTCTTTCTGGAGGCCACACCATTGGATATGCACGTTGTATTAACTTCAAGGCTCATATCTACAATGATTCAAACATCGATCCCAACTTTGCACAATATCTCAAATACATTTGCCCTATAAATGGTGGTGACCAAAACCTTGCTCCTTTGGACTCAACAGCCGCGACGTTTGACGTATCCTACTACTCTAATTTGGTTAACAAGATTGGACTTCTTCACTCTGATCAAGAACTCTTCAATGGTGGTGGTTCTACTGATGCATTGGTTGAAAGATATAGCTACAATTCCAAGGCTTTCTATCAGGACTTTGCAAAATCTATGATTAAGATGGGAAACATAAAGCCTCTCACCGGGAGTAAAGGGCAAATTCGTTTCAACTGCAGGAAAGTGAACTAA